The following proteins are co-located in the Triticum aestivum cultivar Chinese Spring chromosome 1A, IWGSC CS RefSeq v2.1, whole genome shotgun sequence genome:
- the LOC123048551 gene encoding cytochrome P450 84A1 gives MAGLAKTGMEWLQDPLSWLFVASVVFVVLQRRRRGKAPPFPPGPNQLPIVGNMSMMDQLTHRGLAALAKQYGGLLHLRLGKLHAFAVSTPEYAREVLQAQDGAFSNRPATIAIAYLTYDRADMAFAHYGPFWRQMRKLCVMKLFSRRRPETWVAVRDESAALVRAVARRSGESVNLGELIFNLTKNVIFRAAFGAGAAADGDGGKQDEFIAILQEFSKLFGAFNIGDFFPWLSWADPQGINVRLRAARAALDEFIDKIIDEHMARGKSPDDVDADMVDDMLAFLPEAKPKKAAGDGGDELQSTLRLTRDNIKAIIMDVMFGGTETVASAIEWAMAEMMHSPDDLRRLQKELADTVGFDRNVDESDLDKLPFLKCVIKETLRLHPPIPLLLHETAEDCVVGGYAVPRASRVMINVFAIGRDAKAWKDPDTFRPSRFVAGEGEAAGVDFKGGCFEFLPFGSGRRSCPGLALGLYALELAVAQLAHGFSWALPDGMKPSELDMSDIFGLTAPRATRLYAVPTPRLTCPLVADVNVDGRHQA, from the exons ATGGCGGGTTTGGCCAAGACCGGCATGGAATGGCTCCAAGATCCACTGAGCTGGCTGTTCGTCGCCTCGGTGGTCTTCGTGGTGCTGCAGCGGCGCCGGCGGGGCAAGGCGCCGCCGTTTCCTCCCGGGCCGAATCAGCTGCCGATCGTCGGCAACATGTCGATGATGGACCAGCTGACCCACCGGGGCCTGGCGGCGCTGGCGAAGCAGTACGGCGGCCTTCTCCACCTCCGCCTCGGTAAGCTCCATGCCTTCGCCGTGTCGACGCCGGAGTACGCCCGGGAGGTGCTGCAGGCGCAGGACGGCGCCTTCTCCAACCGGCCGGCGACCATCGCCATCGCCTACCTCACCTACGACCGTGCCGACATGGCGTTCGCGCACTACGGGCCCTTCTGGCGCCAGATGCGCAAGCTGTGCGTGATGAAGCTCTTCAGCCGGCGCCGTCCGGAGACGTGGGTCGCCGTGCGCGACGAATCCGCGGCGCTCGTCCGCGCCGTGGCTCGGCGGAGCGGCGAGTCCGTGAACCTCGGCGAGCTCATATTCAACCTTACCAAGAACGTCATCTTCCGCGCCGCGTTCGGCGCGGGCGCCGCCGCGGACGGCGACGGCGGCAAGCAGGACGAGTTCATCGCCATCCTCCAGGAGTTCTCCAAGCTGTTCGGCGCGTTCAACATCGGCGACTTCTTCCCGTGGCTGAGCTGGGCGGACCCGCAGGGCATCAACGTGCGCCTccgcgccgcgcgcgccgccctcGACGAGTTCATCGACAAGATCATCGACGAGCACATGGCGAGGGGCAAGAGCCCGGACGACGTCGACGCGGACATGGTGGACGACATGCTGGCGTTCCTCCCCGAGGCGAAGCCGAAGAAggccgccggcgacggcggggacgaGCTGCAGAGCACGCTCCGCCTCACGCGTGACAACATCAAGGCCATCATCATG GATGTGATGTTTGGCGGGACTGAGACGGTGGCCTCGGCGATCGAGTGGGCCATGGCAGAGATGATGCACAGCCCGGACGACCTCCGTCGATTGCAGAAGGAGCTCGCTGACACGGTGGGTTTCGACCGGAATGTGGATGAGTCGGACCTCGACAAGCTCCCCTTCCTCAAGTGCGTCATCAAGGAGACGCTCCGGCTGCACCCGCCCATCCCGCTGCTCCTGCATGAGACCGCCGAGGACTGCGTCGTCGGGGGCTACGCCGTGCCCCGAGCCTCCCGCGTCATGATCAACGTCTTCGCCATCGGCCGCGACGCCAAGGCATGGAAGGATCCGGACACGTTCCGGCCGTCCCGGTTCGTGGCGGGGGAAGGGGAGGCTGCCGGGGTCGACTTCAAGGGCGGCTGCTTCGAGTTCCTCCCGTTCGGGTCTGGTCGCCGCTCATGCCCCGGGTTGGCGCTCGGCCTGTACGCGCTGGAGCTCGCCGTCGCTCAGCTCGCCCACGGCTTCAGCTGGGCGCTACCTGACGGCATGAAGCCATCGGAGCTTGacatgagcgacatctttggcCTCACTGCGCCGCGCGCTACAAGGCTCTACGCCGTGCCCACACCCCGGCTCACCTGCCCCTTGGTCGCTGACGTTAATGTCGACGGCAGGCACCAGGCGTGA